In Flavobacteriaceae bacterium, the following proteins share a genomic window:
- a CDS encoding choice-of-anchor D domain-containing protein, giving the protein MKKITFLLRSCAFIFIFLISTSIFSQTCVTPAITTYPYSESFEANIGVWTQDTGDDFNWLRDSGGTPSNGTGPSTGAAGSFYMYTEATSNFNNTANFESPCFDLSGTSSAQFTFEYHMFGSNMGTLNVDVSTDNGATYPTTLFTRTGQQEQTSNGAAWTPVNIDLSAFIGQTIKLRFNGTTGPQFRSDMAIDNVSLTVVAASPPQEINITGLGNNILNGDVTPDFTDDTDYGNVDTAVGSVLHTFTIQNLGSVNDLNLTSSPRVIISGTHAADFTLTTDASTPVTALSNTTFGITFNPSADGLRTATVTIANNDTDEGSYTFSIQGTGASVCSSMVITLPYNEDFETGTNGWNSGGADANRVNDPARAYSNDFSLQIRDDSGVASSFCSPLVDISPFDKVDFKFFFSASSFDTGEDFFIEYSPDGGSTWQIVATYVGGDVPSQTGDFQNDTSLTFYSKTATMRRADFTFASGAISRFRIRADASDDDDLVYIDNITITGTTYNTPTIGPGGITSDLNLWLKADKLDGVSTGTDGSSVINWSDSGLGNDATPILSALAPVYRNNATNNFNFNPVIDFINNPDTAPGDMTYIAPDRDVLSSTAGFNSNDIFVVLLPDPTVNSTSLPLDTFTSDDPNAESFSEDVTGFGFRSYTARFTGERFTYAIGTTTDTDPGPGVTQDGYGRAVTDASINFNQIQIINTRHNSTNDGIEIAQNGTVLTSIENDPTDFSTVTDTRFWLGRSQYYDGSYDGRIAEVITFSNRKGDADLTQERNRIQSYLAIKYGITLGANGTSQDYVNSSGTVIWDQSANAGFNFDIAGIGRDDASGLDQRQSSSVNTLVDATGETLGIVSMGLTQLYDTNSENIASNPTTFTDGQYLTWGNNGVDLNLAASTINVDMSAGIAGLSTPVTFIGMQRVWKVVENGGDIPSVQVSIPENAVRNITPPGSFLMFISDTGVFDPTADYRVMTPDGSGNLLANYNFDGTKFITFGYAPEVIVERSIFFDGVVDYIDMEDNLDLNTSEYTISAWIKRASGSLNSSILSKRDAANTVGYDFKIDNTGHLEFSINGGAQNIVSNIVIPEDEWHQVAVIYSGGNATLYIDGVPDLTGSVAMGAPVATNQSFLIAAADGFDPNTTAYYEGNVDEVRVWDVALSVDQLRYVMNQEIEANASFVDGQVMPSSITRNDVSSIPWTDLAGYYPMSVYTYTNTNDESSNNNQGALRNLDTVDFQTAPLPYESNQNGDWDTNATWTNGNELTIPGAASIADPTVAVGWNIVRMTHDLTMDNFFVPEGTNGGARSLLGLFIDSPTSDLTLMGTTTLSTGMGTGNGLLITHYLSLDGKIDLEGESQLIQALGSDLDPTSAGIIEKDQQGTQDLYTYNYWSSPAGVSNTSTNNNSYTFADIYMDGSDPANPLPINFITGGFNGTPGSAGVPIGIADYWIFKFTDFAVGNIAGFQQVRSTGTLLPGEGFTLKGVADTSGNVDLNQNYVTRGKPNNGDINLSISANNNYLVGNPYASAIDANQFILDNGPVIEGGAPGITGTLYFWDHFGGGSHILREYQGGYATYNLAGGTPPAVSSSSVANSHPDLPTGGIGTLVPGRFIPVGQGFFVLGETNGTINFNNGQRRFVVESIGNSVFFGIEEQNLTLGETNPSSINNTTQSTGTTDDRMKIRFAVNTVNSIHRQMLVTVDPNASAGFDWGYEAPLNEEQIDDMYWLVEDGRYNIQGIDIINNETVMPIGIHTGADGDNSFTLDELENVPDNLEIFINDKELNVQHNLRESDYEFFLIAGEHLERFELVFNVVEEIIDDDDDIVITENIIENLGVFYSNNSKNIVIINPEFKNINSLEMINLLGQSVYSIEDIPNNDRVEYRANKLATGTYIIRMNTDEGILTKKVLVQQ; this is encoded by the coding sequence ATGAAAAAAATTACTTTTTTATTAAGGTCATGTGCTTTTATATTTATTTTTTTAATATCTACGAGCATATTTTCGCAAACATGTGTTACACCAGCAATAACCACATATCCATATAGTGAAAGTTTTGAAGCTAATATAGGTGTCTGGACTCAAGATACTGGAGATGATTTCAATTGGTTAAGAGATTCTGGAGGCACGCCTTCTAATGGTACTGGTCCCTCTACTGGAGCGGCAGGTAGCTTCTATATGTATACAGAAGCCACTAGTAACTTTAATAATACTGCCAATTTTGAAAGCCCATGTTTTGATTTATCTGGAACTTCAAGTGCTCAATTCACTTTTGAATATCATATGTTTGGAAGTAATATGGGAACTCTTAATGTAGATGTTAGTACAGATAATGGAGCTACATACCCAACAACACTTTTTACACGAACTGGGCAACAAGAACAAACAAGTAATGGAGCAGCCTGGACACCAGTCAATATAGATTTAAGTGCTTTTATAGGACAAACCATTAAATTGCGATTTAATGGAACAACTGGTCCACAATTTAGAAGTGATATGGCTATCGATAATGTATCATTAACGGTAGTAGCAGCTTCACCTCCTCAAGAAATCAATATTACAGGATTAGGTAATAATATTCTAAATGGTGATGTAACACCAGATTTTACTGATGATACAGATTATGGAAATGTAGATACAGCGGTTGGATCAGTATTACATACGTTTACAATTCAAAACTTAGGAAGTGTTAATGATTTAAATTTAACGAGCTCTCCTCGTGTTATTATATCTGGAACTCACGCAGCAGATTTTACACTTACAACAGATGCGTCAACACCGGTTACAGCATTAAGTAATACTACTTTTGGTATTACATTTAATCCTAGTGCAGACGGCTTAAGAACAGCTACTGTAACTATTGCAAATAATGATACAGATGAAGGCTCTTATACATTTAGTATACAAGGTACCGGAGCTTCTGTATGTAGCTCTATGGTAATTACATTACCTTATAATGAGGATTTTGAAACTGGTACCAACGGATGGAATTCTGGTGGTGCAGATGCAAATCGTGTTAATGATCCTGCAAGAGCATATTCGAACGATTTTAGTTTACAAATTAGAGATGACTCTGGAGTAGCTTCTTCATTTTGTTCTCCTTTAGTAGATATAAGTCCTTTTGATAAAGTTGATTTTAAATTTTTCTTTTCTGCATCTAGTTTTGATACAGGCGAAGATTTCTTTATAGAATATAGCCCAGATGGAGGTAGCACATGGCAAATTGTAGCAACTTATGTAGGTGGAGATGTCCCTTCACAAACTGGTGATTTTCAGAATGATACCTCATTAACCTTTTACTCTAAAACTGCAACCATGCGCAGAGCAGATTTCACATTTGCTTCTGGTGCTATATCCAGATTTAGAATACGAGCAGATGCTAGTGATGATGATGATCTTGTTTATATAGATAATATAACAATTACTGGAACAACATATAATACCCCAACAATTGGACCTGGAGGAATTACTAGTGATTTAAATTTATGGCTAAAAGCAGATAAGTTAGATGGTGTTTCTACTGGTACTGATGGTTCTAGTGTTATTAATTGGAGTGATAGTGGTTTAGGGAACGATGCTACACCAATACTTTCTGCATTGGCTCCAGTGTATAGAAATAATGCAACTAATAATTTTAACTTCAATCCAGTTATTGACTTTATAAATAATCCAGATACAGCTCCAGGAGATATGACATATATAGCTCCAGATAGAGATGTATTAAGTAGTACCGCTGGGTTTAATAGTAACGATATATTTGTCGTGCTATTACCAGATCCAACTGTAAATTCAACGTCATTACCTTTAGATACCTTTACAAGTGATGACCCTAATGCAGAGTCTTTTTCTGAAGATGTAACAGGTTTTGGATTTCGGTCTTATACCGCTAGGTTTACTGGAGAACGTTTTACTTATGCTATAGGTACAACAACAGATACCGATCCTGGCCCAGGTGTAACACAAGATGGATATGGGCGAGCAGTTACAGACGCATCCATAAATTTTAATCAAATTCAAATTATAAATACAAGACATAACAGTACAAATGACGGAATTGAAATTGCTCAAAATGGAACAGTATTAACTTCAATAGAGAACGATCCTACCGATTTTTCTACTGTTACCGATACACGTTTTTGGTTAGGACGTAGTCAGTATTATGATGGAAGTTATGATGGTCGTATTGCCGAAGTTATTACATTTTCTAATAGAAAAGGAGATGCAGATTTAACACAAGAACGTAATAGGATTCAATCTTATTTAGCTATAAAATATGGTATTACACTAGGTGCTAATGGTACTTCTCAAGACTATGTAAATAGTAGCGGAACTGTAATTTGGGATCAATCTGCTAATGCTGGCTTTAATTTTGATATTGCTGGGATAGGTAGAGATGATGCTTCAGGACTAGATCAAAGGCAATCCAGTAGTGTAAATACTTTAGTTGATGCCACTGGAGAGACTTTAGGTATAGTAAGTATGGGATTAACTCAACTTTATGATACTAATAGTGAAAATATAGCAAGTAACCCAACTACTTTTACAGACGGACAATATTTAACCTGGGGAAATAATGGTGTAGATTTAAATTTAGCTGCATCAACAATTAATGTAGATATGAGTGCTGGTATTGCCGGCTTATCTACCCCAGTAACTTTTATAGGTATGCAACGTGTATGGAAAGTAGTAGAAAATGGTGGAGATATTCCAAGTGTACAAGTTTCTATTCCAGAAAATGCAGTTAGAAACATTACACCTCCTGGATCTTTTTTAATGTTTATCTCAGATACTGGAGTATTTGATCCAACTGCAGATTATAGAGTTATGACTCCTGATGGTAGTGGAAATTTATTAGCAAATTACAATTTTGATGGTACAAAATTCATCACATTTGGATATGCTCCAGAGGTTATAGTAGAACGCTCTATATTTTTTGATGGTGTTGTAGATTATATAGATATGGAAGATAATTTAGATTTAAATACTTCAGAATATACAATCTCAGCATGGATAAAAAGAGCTTCAGGTTCTTTAAATAGTTCAATCCTTTCTAAAAGAGATGCTGCAAATACAGTTGGCTACGATTTTAAAATTGATAATACAGGTCATCTCGAATTTTCAATAAACGGTGGCGCTCAAAACATAGTTTCTAATATTGTAATTCCAGAAGATGAATGGCATCAAGTCGCTGTAATTTATAGTGGAGGTAATGCAACCTTATATATTGATGGTGTTCCGGATTTAACTGGTTCTGTAGCCATGGGTGCTCCAGTAGCTACTAATCAATCTTTTTTGATTGCTGCTGCCGATGGTTTTGATCCAAACACCACAGCATATTATGAAGGAAATGTTGACGAAGTTCGTGTTTGGGATGTTGCATTGAGTGTAGATCAATTACGATATGTAATGAATCAAGAAATTGAAGCAAATGCTAGTTTTGTAGATGGTCAAGTTATGCCTTCGAGTATTACAAGAAACGATGTGAGTTCAATTCCTTGGACAGATCTAGCTGGATATTATCCAATGTCTGTTTACACATATACTAATACTAATGATGAATCTAGTAATAACAATCAAGGAGCTTTAAGAAACTTAGATACTGTCGATTTTCAAACTGCACCTTTACCATATGAGTCTAATCAAAATGGAGATTGGGATACAAATGCTACTTGGACAAATGGAAACGAATTAACTATTCCTGGTGCTGCATCTATTGCGGACCCAACTGTTGCAGTAGGATGGAATATTGTTAGAATGACTCACGATTTAACAATGGATAATTTCTTTGTTCCCGAAGGAACAAATGGAGGAGCTAGATCATTATTAGGTTTATTTATAGATAGTCCAACAAGTGATTTAACATTAATGGGAACCACAACCTTATCTACAGGTATGGGAACTGGTAATGGCTTATTGATAACTCATTATTTATCATTAGATGGTAAAATTGATCTAGAAGGGGAATCGCAACTTATACAGGCTTTAGGCAGTGATTTAGATCCTACAAGTGCAGGTATTATTGAAAAAGATCAACAAGGAACTCAAGACCTATATACTTATAATTACTGGTCGTCTCCTGCGGGTGTAAGTAATACATCAACAAATAATAACTCTTATACATTTGCAGATATTTATATGGATGGATCAGATCCTGCTAATCCATTACCAATAAACTTTATTACTGGAGGCTTTAATGGTACCCCAGGTAGCGCAGGTGTTCCTATTGGAATCGCAGATTATTGGATCTTTAAATTTACAGATTTTGCAGTTGGAAACATTGCAGGGTTTCAACAGGTACGTAGTACAGGAACTTTACTTCCTGGTGAAGGGTTTACCTTAAAAGGTGTAGCTGACACTTCTGGAAATGTGGATTTAAATCAAAATTATGTAACAAGAGGAAAACCAAATAATGGAGACATTAACTTATCTATTAGTGCAAATAATAATTATCTCGTTGGTAACCCTTATGCTTCGGCGATTGATGCTAATCAATTTATTTTAGATAATGGTCCAGTTATAGAAGGGGGAGCTCCAGGGATTACAGGAACTTTATATTTCTGGGATCATTTTGGTGGAGGATCACATATTTTACGTGAATACCAAGGAGGTTATGCAACTTATAATCTAGCTGGAGGTACACCTCCAGCAGTATCTTCTTCTTCAGTGGCTAATAGTCACCCTGATTTACCAACTGGTGGTATAGGAACTTTAGTTCCAGGACGATTTATTCCTGTAGGACAAGGATTCTTTGTATTAGGAGAAACTAATGGAACCATTAACTTTAATAACGGGCAACGTCGCTTTGTTGTAGAAAGTATCGGAAACTCTGTCTTCTTTGGTATAGAGGAACAAAATCTAACACTTGGTGAAACTAATCCTAGTAGCATAAATAACACTACACAATCTACTGGTACGACTGATGATCGAATGAAAATACGATTTGCTGTAAATACTGTAAACTCAATACACAGGCAAATGTTAGTAACTGTAGATCCAAATGCTAGTGCAGGTTTTGATTGGGGTTATGAAGCGCCATTAAATGAAGAACAAATAGATGATATGTATTGGCTTGTAGAAGATGGAAGATATAACATTCAAGGTATTGATATTATTAATAACGAAACTGTTATGCCAATAGGTATACATACAGGTGCAGATGGTGATAATAGCTTTACTTTAGATGAATTAGAAAATGTTCCTGACAATTTAGAAATTTTCATTAATGACAAAGAATTAAACGTACAACACAATTTAAGAGAAAGTGATTACGAATTCTTTTTAATTGCTGGTGAACATCTAGAGCGTTTTGAATTAGTATTTAATGTAGTTGAAGAAATTATTGACGACGACGACGACATCGTTATCACTGAAAATATAATCGAAAATTTAGGTGTTTTCTATTCTAACAACAGTAAAAACATTGTTATTATTAATCCAGAGTTTAAAAATATTAATTCTCTAGAAATGATTAACCTTTTAGGGCAATCTGTTTACAGTATTGAAGATATTCCTAATAATGATCGCGTAGAATATAGAGCAAATAAGCTTGCTACTGGTACTTATATTATACGAATGAATACTGATGAAGGTATTTTAACTAAAAAAGTATTAGTACAACAATAA